ACCACAGTACATTTTTGTCGTTGGGTTTGTTCGGGTGCAAACAATTTAGAACAATTCGGATGTAGATGAGTGATTTTAGGTGGCATACAACCACAATCGTAAGTAGCAGCGATCATGTTGTCCTTTTTGAGCTTGAAAATCGAACCATGgtgtatttgtttgtttatatatgtattattgatttacatgatggtaaatttttatttttttttatttttataaattattccaaaTAGTCTTCATAGCCAAAAAAGTATGTCTGAAAGGTTTTGACGGTGTGaatatgtttataatttagaaacgagagaagatagtgatatgtacatacatacatatatacatacgtacgtacgtttatacatacatacatacatacatacatacatacatacatatatatatataataaatcgattgtaaaataatatttaacctCTAAAATGGCTatcattgttaaaaataataattagatactaatttattgttatatcaaAATTTGACAAGTTACAATAAAACATGCAAACAATTTGTAAACCAGGTAGGATCTTAATGtacaattgataaaaaaaaaattattggtggattaaaattattaaaaaacgttatatatacttataagaTCCCTGTTGTTGTCCACCGATACCCGTTCCATCATGTCCACCACCATGTTCGTCAACAACAAAAATCAAGGATCCAAGTTCAAAGTATTACGAACAAATTGGTGCGGAGATGATAGGTAATCAATTGATCATTCGtatggaaaaagataaatccaaatccaaaagaaaattagatcaATGGGATCCACCTTGTGATTGCGACGTTATCGAAATACAAAGACCAACGAGTAAATCAGGCCCTAAGGTTTTAAATGctaacaataataatcgagTTTTGTTTCGTGTACAATCGAAGAGTCATCTAGGTAATAAGGATGATCCAGTAAATAGATCTCAAGCTATTTCTTACGAGgttcgttattattatgtatatattattatgtgtatatatatatttattattatattgtattattatattatataataattgcataataatataagaaagttgagacattaaataatattatcattttcaatgatgtttcattcgattttgATTTGCTATCGATA
This window of the Vespula vulgaris chromosome 6, iyVesVulg1.1, whole genome shotgun sequence genome carries:
- the LOC127064626 gene encoding uncharacterized protein LOC127064626; amino-acid sequence: MQTICKPDPCCCPPIPVPSCPPPCSSTTKIKDPSSKYYEQIGAEMIGNQLIIRMEKDKSKSKRKLDQWDPPCDCDVIEIQRPTSKSGPKVLNANNNNRVLFRVQSKSHLGNKDDPVNRSQAISYELGSCKDGKNDEHRTFTFYPSYGYPGSQEIHTDQIVEGNENVCLLRIKKKPDTMEKIKRNVELELRTPRPPTPPLPIPSKISIRKAKRPSDKTEKKKKKKKKKKKEKKSKK